The following are from one region of the Leptospira harrisiae genome:
- a CDS encoding SH3 domain-containing protein has translation MLVLTRLKTKFILSAVSLFIISCSSFPIGSGYSSRQKTIVYSKPDNKSPIVLELKKESNFDIITYNYLKSNQKGRLWHKIKLDDKVGYIEEDPGDKSNSPTQLFLTTNEPMYGFVVASSLVLRKQPNTTSAAIEKLATKEIVKIIEEGKNPVTVNGKTGNWAKVKTKNNNIGFVFTPYLMLNKSPDNFVIGEDIETDEKGWAYTTTLPKIIYQKKKGKLHPVENNQIDENVFYLVDSRYITKDGKVYFHIYKQTASQADWYSDIEVENSADCYIPSNQVLVSNRYAPLYSQVKETDKTIRKLIDFLDQQEEFEIDPERSQFNTFNSKKDKFHVIITSIKSKYDECRGCFESEDYNLVYVFQEKDNQFKKVFDAAGNRSASFIESDKKYFITIATSPLPEGDEDPSTTTYTEYKFDGSSFVFESEEKRH, from the coding sequence ATGTTAGTTCTAACAAGATTGAAAACAAAGTTTATTCTTTCAGCAGTGTCACTATTCATAATTTCTTGTTCCAGTTTTCCAATTGGTTCAGGTTATAGTTCTAGGCAAAAAACGATAGTTTATTCAAAACCAGATAACAAAAGTCCAATTGTTTTGGAGCTTAAAAAAGAATCTAACTTTGACATCATAACCTATAACTATTTAAAAAGTAATCAAAAGGGAAGATTATGGCATAAAATTAAACTAGATGACAAGGTCGGCTATATAGAAGAAGATCCTGGAGACAAATCTAATTCTCCAACGCAATTGTTTCTTACAACAAACGAACCAATGTATGGTTTCGTAGTTGCTTCTTCTTTAGTTTTGCGCAAACAACCAAATACGACAAGTGCCGCTATTGAAAAACTTGCAACGAAAGAGATTGTTAAAATCATAGAAGAAGGAAAAAATCCGGTAACTGTTAATGGAAAAACTGGAAACTGGGCCAAAGTAAAAACAAAAAACAATAATATAGGTTTTGTATTCACTCCATATTTGATGTTAAACAAGTCTCCAGACAATTTTGTTATCGGCGAGGATATAGAAACCGATGAAAAAGGTTGGGCATATACTACGACCTTACCAAAAATCATTTATCAAAAAAAGAAAGGAAAGTTACACCCAGTAGAAAATAATCAAATTGATGAAAATGTTTTTTATTTAGTAGATTCTAGATATATCACAAAAGATGGTAAAGTATACTTTCATATTTACAAACAAACCGCCAGTCAAGCCGATTGGTATTCAGACATAGAAGTTGAAAACTCTGCGGATTGTTATATTCCTTCAAACCAAGTATTAGTTTCAAATCGTTATGCGCCATTATACTCACAAGTCAAAGAAACAGATAAAACAATACGCAAACTGATCGATTTTTTAGACCAACAAGAGGAATTTGAAATAGATCCTGAAAGGTCTCAATTTAACACATTTAATTCAAAAAAAGATAAGTTTCATGTGATCATTACTTCAATTAAAAGTAAATATGACGAATGTCGTGGTTGTTTTGAAAGTGAGGACTACAATTTAGTTTATGTGTTTCAAGAGAAAGATAACCAATTTAAAAAAGTATTCGATGCAGCAGGAAATCGATCCGCAAGTTTCATCGAATCAGATAAGAAGTATTTTATTACAATAGCAACGAGTCCTCTTCCTGAAGGAGATGAGGATCCAAGCACAACTACATACACTGAATACAAATTTGATGGATCTAGTTTTGTATTTGAATCAGAAGAAAAAAGACATTGA